The region ACGAGGGCGTCATGGCCCACTGCGCCTCTCCATCAGATGCTGTCACCATTTCCAGTATGGACAAACCTCCGAGTCAACAATGGGTCGTACGTGTGAGAGGAACCGTTCAGTTTGACAGCTGACACCCTGGCTAAGAACACAAGGATACTCCAAGCTGTATCTGACCTCCGCTGATCACTGGGTGAAGTTGTCTGACATGTTGTTTCTAGTGTGAGGCACTTGGTACAACTCGACTGTATGGTGTGAACCTAGACAGTGCCTGGCGCCCGTGTATGGCACGCACTTCCCTTCAGTGGACAGTAGGAACCATTTCAGAGCCTGGCACTAAAAATCCTGCCTCATATCAACAACTAATTCAAGAaccttaaatgaaaaataaaacgaaTCTCGGTAATAAGACCTACAGAGAACACGAGAGGGTAAACAGAAAATCATGGCAAGAGATCAAAGGACAGTTTTCATACAGCCTCAGAAGAGAGATTCTGAGAAACACTGTGAGTTGTTCATCTCTCATTTCTATACACTGAATATATGAAAGTTTTCCCTAGTGGACTTTGATACTGTCCCTCCTCGCCTCATGCCATTCTGGTCTCGCAGTTTATCATCATGTTTCCTTTATTCTGCCATCATCTATTACCCTTTATCTCTTCCTATGGTTGTCATTTGTTCTACCTCCGTACATAATGTTTCTACTATGAATATTGCTGACAACTGGCGCTTtcattccttcaccacctcctgatgctcctcttactaatcctattcccCTAACCTTAAAATCTCATTTTGAAATGTCCAAAAAGTTCTTCTTTCTCTGACCACAAGCCATGCTAACGGTCCTCGTGACACCCATCCCTGTGTTCTTGAAGATTGTAcctctgaacttgtacctgtgTTCGTTCGTCTGTTCCCGTCTCTGGTTAATACCTAGAACTTTTCCATCTtagaagcatgtgttggtactaCATTCCATTACTAAGAAGGATGATCGTTCTAACCGCTTTCACTATGGTACTGTGGCttagacatctaccatttccaaagtctttgaatccctcgtAAATATCCATAACCTCAGTCATCTTGGCATGATCACTGGCATGGCTTATGTAAGACGtgatctttcctatcttactaatgtctggtcattatctttgaAAGATTTAGGGGAATCCTATCTAGTTctctttgacatatccaaagcaatTAGCAGTTAGTGGCATCagtgtctcatctctaagctcctctcttttggcttctcttcctcactttgctttctctctggccgatcaatctccatggttgttgatggatcagcctcgtCTCCTTTCTCTATTAACATCAGTCTTCCTCAGGATTTGTATCAATAATTTCCTTTCTTCGACATATAAACTAATGCGTTCTTACGCTGacatctcaacactacattcctccacacacTTCAATTCTGCTTTTTCTTCTCCACTGGATCTGCTTCCCGGTTCCATGCAACTCCCTCAGTCAACTCAGGACATCTCAGTGAGGTAGATACATTCTAGTTCAGTTTGATGCATCCAAGACCCTTGGACGGTTTTGTAATTCCTCCTCTTGATTcgttgaacatacttggtattactgtaacatccactttatcttaGAAACTCCCACACtaaggaaatagctaagtctgcctctaagaaactggaaatcctgtttagatgtcgaaatttctttccttAATACAAAGGAgtgatcagtcctttgtatggagtactgttctcacatgtgTGTtggttctgcatccttactggaCTGAGCTGAGTCGGAGTCGGTCCAactttataaactctcccagtttaacttcagaacttgacccgcttgccatacgccgcattgttggttcactttccctcttctataggtatcactttggttttgcTTTTgagatctggctgcttgtgtgctcccattATTAGCAAGACTCGGCAaggtgctgtgtcacatgattcatgtgtggcagcTGGCAACTTATGGAatagccgttttgataactgtttccttccctacaccttgaagcttcaGAGGTCTCTACCCTCTACTGTCTTTCTCAATAATTATGGCCtggaacattttaaaagacatttttctcttcctccaaatttcataaatactttccctggtctctttttttcccctttcattaaccttcctatatttccattaaggcccAGCATTGATGCGCACTTGTCTCCGTGACTGGAGTCGACAACGAGAACAAGAAAGTGGAAGGAGTCCtcagtgtgatcattatcttgcagggAATAAACTTTAGCATTCTGTGTGTCAGACGGATTTAGGACTCAACATTGTCTCTTATGTGTCTCCAGAGTCCCATGTTAGGACTCGACATTGTCCCTTATGTGTCTCCAGAGTCCCATGTTAGGACTCGACATTGTCTCTTATGTGTCTCCAGAGTCCCATGTTAGGACTCGACATTGTCCCTTATGTGTCTCCAGAGTCCCATGTTAGGAGAAGAGTTCAGGAGACAAGCTGTCTGCTGACAACAAAagtcagaatagctttcaagtatgtggAGAGGGAAATGTCTAACAAGTTGTCTATGATCATCACCTGAAGAAATACACCCAGCTGGGAGagcaggaccagaggtgagctgggagaggaggaccagaggtgagctgggagaggaggaccagaggtgagctgggagaggaggaccagaggtgagctgggagaggaggaccagaggtgagctgggagaggaggaccagaggtgagctgggagaggaggaccagaggtgagctgggagaggaggaccagaggtgagctgggagagcaGGACCAGAGGTGGGCAacacagatggtaccagaatgaagagagcaGACCACAGGGGAAGGATACAGGCTTTTTTAGTTGACCCACCTTGGAGAAGAGAAGAGtagtgggtgacctgatcacaacctcttttTTAAAACAGACCGAGAGTTTGGACGATGAGTAAATTCTTCGAAAGATAGAGaaatagagcaaccagaagacataacacgAAATTTAGCAAGCAACTTGTTGAAAAACACGTATAAAAGTAGTTTTGTAGGACTATACGTACGAGTGGTGGATGGACGGGATGagatgactgagaacatggttgaTGGAGACAGCATACAAGAATCTAAGATGtcgtatgatagtagaaaatgttcaagagatagacgCTAATAGCGTAACACTTCCTTGCCCGCACACTACAAGTGGGTAGTAGGTAATTCTGCAAGAATCAACAAGATCAgaaccactaacaacaacaacaacaacaacaatgataggGACAGCAACAACAAATTGTGGATTGTGTCCGAATAACAAATGTTAACATAATATGCAAAATGTCTGACAAACTTAACCACCTCGACAGTTATTTTGGGAATACAGAATGATTTCTTAATGTATTCCATAACTTTTGGCAGCTCTTTGTTCCTTGCTTTAAGAACATGTCTGGAGGAACATGTGGACTCCTAATACCTGCTACTGTGTTGCTAGATGTAAGAACATGTCTGGAGGAACATGTGGACTCCTAATACCTGCTACCGTGTTGCTAGAAGAATGTGGAACATGTGGACTCCTAATACCTGCTACTGTGTTGCTAGATGTAAGAACATGTCTGGAGGAACATGTGGACTCCTAATACCTGCTACTGTGTTGCTAGATGTAAGAACATGTCTGGAGGAACATGTGGACTCCTAATACCTGCTACCGTGTTGCTAGATGTAAGAACATGTCTGGAGGAACATGTGGACTCCTAATACCTGCTACTGATGTTTAACTCAGCGTCAGGAGCGATCCGatatctgtggtggtgttgtcgtcCGCCAACCTTACCAAGTGAAGGTGTATGAGGCAGGAGCTGGTGTGACCCTACACTCATGTGGCGTTCTTCTCATATGAACTACGCTATCCAGGCTACGTCAGCCGCTCGTGTCACCTTAACCTGAATATAGACTTAACCTGGTCTACAGTTATGACGAAGCAACCAGCAAATGttagattatgattatgattaatattcataTAGTTTATACTTATGTAAATGACCTTTCCCTTTCCAGTTCAATCATTGTGTTATCATAAGACATCACAGAGAAGTGGAAGTAAAGAAGAGTTACCTCCACATGTTGCAATATGTCTCTATTTTTGCACGTGAAGATGTAATGTCTTGAGGCACGTGATATGAAGCAGCTAAGATTGTATTTGCATATTGGCCGGCTGGATGACGTTACTCatgtgtttgtttctctttgtCAGGAAATCCTCGACACGTCAAGAGATTTAACGATCATGCAATAAACAGATTCATTATGTGGCATTGTAGTGAGATGCTTGACTCGGATAAACAAAATAACCAAAGGAAAAAGTGAAATCCAGAGAGCAATCTCAGAAAGAATCCGCTGATAGTCTAGAAcaagtcaacacaatgatcaagaACAAAGAAGGAATCAGAATCAAACACACAATCCCAAGCAAAATGGTTTCGCCACAGGGTTTATTTCTCTACTAGGACAAGGAAGAATTTAACCGTTCAAATAGTGCGGGTAAAACGAGACTGACTGGCAGTGCGAACCATCCAGGACACAGTTGACGTGTactgatggatgcaagcctcatacctagcttagtgatggatgcaagcctcatacctagcttagtgatggatgcaagcctcatacctagcttagtgatggatgcaagcctcatacctagcttagtgatggatgcaagcctcgtacctagcttagtgatggatgcaagcctcatacctagcttagtgatggatgcaagcctcatacctagcttagtgatggatgcaagcctcatacctagcttagtgatggatgcaagcctcgtacctagcttagtgatggatgcaagcctcatacctagcttagtgatggatgcaagcctcatacctagcttagtgatggatgcaagcctcgtacctagcttagtgatggatgcaagcctcgtacctagcttagtgatggatgcaagcctcatacctagcttagtgatggatgcaagcctcgtacctagcttagtgatggatgcaagcctcatacctagcttagtgatggatgcaagcctcgtacctagcttagtgatggatgcaagcctcatacctagcttagtgatggatgcaagcctcatacctagcttagtgatggatgcaagcctcatacctagcttagtgatggatgcaagcctcgtacctagcttagtgatggatgcaagcctcgtacctagcttagtgatggatgcaagcctcatacctagcttagtgatggatgcaagcctcatacctagcttagtgatggatgcaagcctcgtacctagcttagtgatggatgcaagcctcatacctagcttagtgatggatgcaagcctcatacctagcttagtgatggatgcaagcctcatacctagcttagtgatggatgcaagcctcgtacctagcttagtgatggatgcaagcctcatacctagcttagtgatggatgcaagcctcatacctagcttagtgatggatgcaagcctcgtacctagcttagtgatggatgcaagcctcatacctagcttagtgatggatgcaagcctcgtacctagcttagtgatggatgcaagcctcatacctagcttagtgatggatgcaagcctcatacctagcttagtgatggatgcaagcctcgtacctagcttagtgatggatgcaagcctcatacctagcttagtgatggatgcaagcctcgtacctagcttagtgatggatgcaagcctcatacctagcttagtgatggatgcaagcctcgtacctagcttagtgatggatgcaagcctcatacctagcttagtgatggatgcaagcctcatacctagcttagtgatggatgcaagcctcatacctagcttagtgatggatgcaagcctcgtacctagcttagtgatggatgcaagcctcatacctagcttagtgatggatgcaagcctcgtacctagcttagtgatggatgcaagcctcatacctagcttagtgatggatgcaagcctcatacctagcttagtgatggatgcaagcctcatacctagcttagtgatggatgcaagcctcatacctagcttagtgatggatgcaagcctcatacctagcttagtgatggatgcaagcctcatacctagcttagtgatggatgcaagcctcgtacctagcttagtgatggatgcaagcctcatacctagcttagtgatggatgcaagcctcgtacctagcttagtgatggatgcaagcctcatacctagcttagtgatggatgcaagcctcgtacctagcttagtgatggatgcaagcctcatacctagcttagtgatggatgcaagcctcatacctagcttagtgatggatgcaagcctcgtacctagcttagtgatggatgcaagcctcgtacctagcttagtgatggatgcaagcctcatacctagcttagtgatggatgcaagcctcgtacctagcttagtgaaggAAAGGGATTTGTGAGGACGAGGGCATAGTGAAGAATAGTAtagtaaatatcaataaaatctgaattgaatatagatagagagatcaAAAATGTTTGACTAGATTCACCCTGTGATAACTGACAAAAATATGTATTTCATTAACTAGTGAATAAGCAGAAAAACAGGTaagaaatcgtttttttttttttaaataaaatgtGAAATTAATGATACAGCTTCCTTTGTGATAACTTTAGGTCGTAAGCAGTTACAAGACTGGAATATGAAATGCCAGTGAGCCACATCATCAGTCCACGTTAGCTCTTTTTGGGTTGGGAGCTTCACTTGCATCATCAACTCTTGTCCGCTTCTGAGGCCTCACGTTGTCGTCTGGCCTCTCCAGCACAGATCTGCGGTACTCGCTCTCCAGCAACTCCTTTCCTCTTTTAAACATAGTGCTCAATTCTGGACGATCTGCAGCTATGCCGGTGGCTTCCTTTGCAAGCCTTTGCAATTCTTCATCCTCCACCGGAGCATGTTTGAAGATAGATTTAAGTACCCTCCCTACTTGGTACACTTGAGTCGGTGGGCCTAGACAGCAACCATCATAGGTCTCAGGGGCGTAGATGGGGTTCTTTTTCGTTTCCCTCCGACCTGGGATGTAACCAAACTTCTGTGTCATGCCCAGGTCGATGATAGTTACCCTGGGCCCGGTGGACGTTTCTTCTACGACTATATTGTTTGTCTTCAAGTCGGCGTGGGCAAGATTTGCCTTTGTCATTTCATTCATGAtataaagaatttgtgtgataatCTTGACTGCATTCATTCTAGAAACCTTCCCATCATCGAGGAGCGATGAGAGAGATGTTCCAGCATAACGTGTGACGATAGCTGGTTTAGGCAACAACGAAACACCCACCAGTCTTATCATCCCTACAATATCCTTCACTCTGACTATTTGTCTTGCTTCCTGCAACAGTGACTTCCACTGACGGTCGAGACTGCGTGCTAGAAGGATCTTAACACACAAGGGTACTCCATCAGGTCCATCGAGTCGGTAGCAGGATCCAAAGGTTCCTTCCCCCAGGAACTGTCCTTCCTTTACGGCCTTCTCAACCAGTCGGTAGTCCACCTCAGGGATGCCACTCTCGGAAAGCTGTCGTCTGAACATTTCGTAAGATGCCTTTAGTTGTAGGAGAAGATCCATGACCTTTACCTCACAGGGTTGGGTGGGAAGCTGAATATCTCTGGTCAGGAACCTTCGGGAGTCTGTTATGATCTTACACCAGATGTTACATCATTATGTTATATCCGAGATGACTATTATAGTGAGGTTGAAATTACTGTGGGTTTCACCTGATGTAGTGTACATAGCTACAAACACTAGGGTTTGACCTGCTGTAGTGTACATGGGTAGAAGAAACATGGTTCTGTCCAGTCGTAGTATTGAAAAAGTCTTCAATACCGGGGGTTTAACCTGTTACAGTGTAGATGTAGGCATGAAACACTTGGCTTGACCACGTGTAGTGTAGATGGAAGCTATATACACTTAAGTTTGACCTGTTATAGTGTAGATGGAGGCATGAAACACTTGGCTTGACCACGTGTAGTGTAGATGGAGGCATGAAACACTTGGCTTGACCACGTGTAGTGTAGATGGAAGCTATATACACTTAGGTTTGACCTGCTATAGTCAAGATGGAAGCAAGAAAGACACTGGATTTACCATTTGTAGTAATTAGATGGAGGCTACAAACACGGGTTTGACTTGTACAGGGAGGATAAAACACAGGTTTGACCTGTTAAAATGTAGATGATTACAAACGATGGTGTTTGAATTGCTGTAGTGTAGATGAAGGCTTAAAAATACATGGACTTGACCACTTGAAGTGTatatggagaataaaaacattTAGAGTTTGACCTGTTGTAGCGTAGATTGAGGCTTGAAATATATAGGTTTGACCAGTTATGATGAAGGTGGATGTGACTAGTTTTAGTGAATGTGGAGCCTACTAGAACACACAGGATTTGACCTGTTGCACTGTACATGAAGGTTACAAATACATGGGTTGGACTACTTGTACTATAGAGGGGGACGGGGTTGTACAATCACTATTTTGTGACAACGAGTAAATATTAACAGACAATGATGTGAAGGTTGTAATAAAGATGATGGAGTTAGGAAGATTTATACGAGTCACGTCAAAGGTCAGTGGTTtcaagggtgtagtgaggatgagtggGTCTTGATGATGAAGGTATAAAGCCCAGTGGCGTTAAGTGAGTACTAGATGTCACTCTGTAGTGAGGATGGCTTTTGATCAAAGCCCGACATATGACCTAGTCGTCAGATGAAATGCTCCTTCATTACAGCACCAGTCGTCACCTTTTATCTAATCCGCGTGAGGCAAGTTATAAACCGGAGGTGGCGAGGTGTAGTGAAGTTGAAGGTGTAGTGAGAATTTATAGTAAAAATGCAGGTATAGGGAAAATGGTCATATACATTACCCACGATGGTGCAGTAAAAcaaaaggatgtagtgaagatgaggtagcCCTCAATTTGAGTCAGTAGTGaaaatgaggatgtagtgaagatacatggtAACCTATACCATTATCATCAGGTGACATACTAATGGTgtgaaaggtgtagtgaagataggagtGAGGTGAAAATTAAATAGCTGTATATGTAGATGTTGTAAGCATGAGGATGTTGTAATTATAACAAAATGTATGTAGTGAACATGAGAAGATAGTGAAGATGGATTTTGTTCCAACAATTCTAAGATAAG is a window of Panulirus ornatus isolate Po-2019 chromosome 54, ASM3632096v1, whole genome shotgun sequence DNA encoding:
- the LOC139765327 gene encoding uncharacterized protein — encoded protein: MDLLLQLKASYEMFRRQLSESGIPEVDYRLVEKAVKEGQFLGEGTFGSCYRLDGPDGVPLCVKILLARSLDRQWKSLLQEARQIVRVKDIVGMIRLVGVSLLPKPAIVTRYAGTSLSSLLDDGKVSRMNAVKIITQILYIMNEMTKANLAHADLKTNNIVVEETSTGPRVTIIDLGMTQKFGYIPGRRETKKNPIYAPETYDGCCLGPPTQVYQVGRVLKSIFKHAPVEDEELQRLAKEATGIAADRPELSTMFKRGKELLESEYRRSVLERPDDNVRPQKRTRVDDASEAPNPKRANVD